In a genomic window of Mycolicibacterium neoaurum VKM Ac-1815D:
- a CDS encoding 3-hydroxyacyl-CoA dehydrogenase NAD-binding domain-containing protein, with product MAENTIKWEQDADGIVTLTLDDPTGSANVMNEHYKQSMHDAVERLVAEKDSITGVVIASAKKTFFAGGDLKGMINIGPDDAQQAFDEVEFIKSDLRKLETLGKPVVTAINGAALGGGLEIALATHHRIAADVKGVVIGLPEVTLGLLPGGGGVARTVRMFGIQKAFMEVLSQGTRFNPTKAKEIGLVDELVGSVDELIPAAKKWIKDNPEGGVQPWDVKGYKMPGGTPSSPGLAAILPSFPALLKKQLKGAPMPAPRAILSAAVEGAQVDFEGATRIESRYFTQLVTGQVAKNMIQAFFLDLQAINGGASRPEGIAPVPIKKIGVLGAGMMGAGIAYVSAKAGYDVVLKDVTIEAAQKGKAYSEGLEAKALKRGKTTQEKSDALLAKITPTADPADLAGVDFVVEAVFENQELKHKVFQEIEDIVEPNALLGSNTSTLPITGLATGVKRQEDFIGIHFFSPVDKMPLVEIIKGEKTSDEALARVFDYTLAIKKTPIVVNDSRGFFTSRVIGTFVNEALAMLGEGIEAATIEQAGAQAGYPAAPLQLSDELNLELMHKIAGETRKAAEATGETYVPHPAEAVVEKMIEIGRPSRLKGAGFYEYADGKRVGLWSGLKETFNSGSATIELQDAIDRMLFAEALETQKCLDEGVLTSTADANIGSIMGIGYPPYTGGSAQFIVGYEGPHGVGKAAFVARAKELAARYGDRFNPPASLEG from the coding sequence ATGGCTGAGAACACCATCAAGTGGGAACAGGATGCCGACGGCATCGTCACCCTGACGCTGGACGACCCGACCGGTTCGGCCAACGTGATGAACGAGCACTACAAGCAATCCATGCACGACGCGGTGGAACGCCTTGTCGCCGAGAAGGATTCGATCACCGGTGTGGTGATCGCCAGCGCGAAGAAGACCTTCTTCGCCGGCGGTGACCTCAAGGGCATGATCAACATCGGCCCCGACGATGCCCAGCAGGCATTCGACGAGGTCGAGTTCATCAAGTCCGACCTGCGCAAGCTGGAGACTCTGGGCAAGCCCGTCGTGACCGCCATCAACGGCGCCGCGCTCGGTGGCGGTCTTGAGATCGCGCTGGCCACCCATCACCGCATCGCCGCCGACGTCAAGGGTGTCGTCATCGGTCTGCCCGAGGTGACCCTGGGCCTGCTGCCCGGCGGTGGCGGCGTGGCCCGCACCGTGCGGATGTTCGGCATCCAGAAGGCCTTCATGGAGGTGCTGAGCCAGGGCACCCGGTTCAACCCGACCAAGGCCAAGGAGATCGGTCTGGTCGACGAGCTGGTCGGCAGCGTGGACGAGCTGATCCCGGCGGCCAAGAAGTGGATCAAGGACAACCCCGAAGGCGGCGTGCAGCCGTGGGATGTCAAGGGCTACAAGATGCCCGGGGGCACCCCGAGCAGCCCCGGCCTCGCCGCGATCCTGCCGTCGTTCCCGGCGCTGCTCAAGAAGCAGCTCAAGGGTGCGCCCATGCCGGCCCCGCGGGCGATCCTTAGTGCGGCCGTCGAGGGTGCCCAGGTGGACTTCGAGGGTGCCACCCGCATCGAGAGCCGCTACTTCACCCAGCTGGTCACCGGCCAGGTCGCCAAGAACATGATCCAGGCGTTCTTCCTGGACCTGCAGGCCATCAACGGCGGCGCCTCGCGTCCCGAGGGCATCGCGCCGGTGCCGATCAAGAAGATCGGTGTGCTGGGCGCGGGCATGATGGGCGCCGGTATCGCCTACGTGTCGGCCAAGGCCGGGTACGACGTGGTGCTCAAGGACGTCACCATCGAGGCGGCGCAGAAGGGTAAGGCCTACTCCGAGGGGCTGGAAGCCAAGGCACTCAAGCGTGGCAAGACCACGCAGGAGAAGTCCGACGCACTGTTGGCCAAGATCACCCCGACCGCCGATCCGGCCGATCTGGCGGGTGTGGACTTCGTGGTCGAGGCCGTCTTCGAGAACCAGGAACTCAAGCACAAGGTGTTCCAGGAGATCGAGGACATCGTCGAGCCCAACGCGCTGCTGGGCTCGAACACCTCCACCCTGCCGATCACCGGTCTGGCCACCGGTGTGAAGCGCCAGGAGGACTTCATCGGGATCCACTTCTTCAGCCCCGTGGACAAGATGCCGCTGGTCGAGATCATCAAGGGCGAGAAGACCTCCGACGAGGCGCTGGCCCGGGTGTTCGACTACACCCTGGCCATCAAGAAGACGCCGATCGTGGTCAACGACAGCCGTGGCTTCTTCACCAGCCGTGTCATCGGCACCTTCGTCAACGAGGCGCTGGCGATGCTCGGCGAGGGTATCGAGGCTGCCACCATCGAGCAGGCCGGAGCCCAGGCCGGTTACCCGGCCGCGCCGCTGCAGCTCTCCGATGAGTTGAACCTGGAGCTGATGCACAAGATCGCCGGCGAGACCCGCAAGGCGGCCGAGGCGACCGGTGAGACCTACGTGCCGCACCCGGCCGAGGCCGTCGTGGAGAAGATGATCGAGATCGGTCGCCCGTCGCGTCTGAAGGGTGCCGGGTTCTACGAGTATGCCGATGGCAAGCGGGTCGGTCTGTGGTCGGGGCTCAAGGAGACCTTCAACTCCGGTAGCGCCACCATCGAGCTGCAGGATGCGATCGACCGCATGCTGTTCGCCGAGGCTCTGGAGACCCAGAAGTGCCTCGACGAGGGTGTGCTGACCTCGACCGCCGATGCCAACATCGGTTCGATCATGGGTATCGGCTACCCGCCGTACACCGGTGGTTCGGCGCAGTTCATCGTCGGCTACGAAGGCCCGCACGGTGTCGGTAAGGCCGCGTTCGTGGCCCGTGCCAAGGAACTGGCCGCCCGCTACGGCGACCGCTTCAACCCGCCCGCCTCGCTGGAGGGCTGA
- a CDS encoding acetyl-CoA C-acetyltransferase, with product MSEGAFIYEAIRTPRGKQRGGALNEIKPVNLVVGLIDEIRARYPDLDENLISDVILGVVSPVGDQGGDIARTAVLVSGLPETTGGFQLNRFCASGLEAVNLGAQKVSSGWDDLVLVGGVESMSRVPMGSDGGAWAGDPETNYRVGFVPQGIGADLIATIEGFSREDVDAYAARSQDRAAAAWSGGYFAKSVVPVKDQNGLVVLDHDEHMRPGTTVESLGKLKPAFADLGAMGGFDDVALQKYHYVEKINHVHTGGNSSGIVDGAALVLIGSEAAGKAQGLTPRARVVATATSGADPVIMLTGPTPATKKVLDRAGLTVDDIDLFELNEAFASVVMKFQKDLNIPDEKLNVNGGAIAMGHPLGATGAMITGTMVDELERRGAKRALITLCVGGGMGVATIIERV from the coding sequence ATGTCCGAAGGTGCCTTCATCTATGAGGCCATCCGCACCCCGCGCGGTAAGCAGCGCGGTGGCGCCCTCAACGAGATCAAGCCGGTCAACCTCGTCGTCGGTCTGATCGACGAGATCCGGGCGCGCTACCCCGACCTCGACGAGAACCTGATCAGCGACGTCATCCTGGGTGTCGTATCCCCGGTCGGCGATCAGGGCGGCGATATCGCCCGTACCGCGGTGCTGGTGTCGGGTCTGCCCGAGACCACCGGTGGCTTCCAGCTCAACCGGTTCTGCGCCTCGGGCCTGGAGGCCGTCAACCTCGGCGCCCAGAAGGTGTCCTCGGGCTGGGACGACCTGGTCCTCGTCGGCGGTGTCGAGTCGATGAGCCGCGTCCCGATGGGCTCCGACGGTGGCGCCTGGGCCGGCGACCCCGAGACCAACTACCGCGTCGGTTTCGTCCCGCAGGGCATCGGCGCCGATCTGATCGCCACCATCGAGGGCTTCTCGCGCGAGGATGTCGACGCCTACGCCGCGCGCTCGCAGGACCGGGCCGCAGCGGCATGGTCGGGCGGCTACTTCGCCAAGTCCGTGGTGCCGGTCAAGGACCAGAATGGCCTCGTCGTGCTCGATCACGACGAGCACATGCGTCCCGGCACCACCGTGGAGAGCCTGGGCAAGCTCAAGCCCGCCTTCGCGGACCTGGGTGCGATGGGCGGCTTCGACGATGTGGCGCTGCAGAAGTACCACTACGTGGAGAAGATCAACCACGTCCACACCGGCGGTAACAGCTCGGGCATCGTCGACGGCGCCGCGCTGGTGCTCATCGGTTCCGAGGCGGCTGGCAAGGCCCAGGGGCTGACCCCGCGGGCGCGTGTGGTGGCCACCGCCACCAGCGGCGCCGACCCGGTGATCATGCTCACCGGCCCCACCCCGGCGACCAAGAAGGTGCTCGACCGCGCCGGACTGACCGTCGACGATATCGACCTGTTCGAGCTCAACGAGGCGTTCGCCTCGGTGGTGATGAAGTTCCAGAAGGATCTGAACATCCCGGACGAGAAGCTCAACGTCAACGGCGGCGCCATCGCGATGGGCCACCCGCTTGGTGCCACCGGCGCCATGATCACCGGAACCATGGTCGACGAGCTCGAGCGTCGCGGTGCCAAGCGTGCGCTGATCACGCTGTGCGTCGGCGGCGGCATGGGCGTGGCCACCATCATCGAGCGCGTCTAG
- a CDS encoding alkene reductase, producing MTDQTFRLAPDATLLTPVRVGAIEAANRVFMAPLTRSRAQSDATPSDLAALYYSQRAGAGLIISEATAICEQANGAYMNTPGIYTDRHQEAWSDIADAVHAGGGKMFVQLWHVGRMAHPDISGFETVGPSAVAADMLTHTPSGKQPLPVPRELTEREIGTIIGQFRGAARRAVDAGMDGVEIHSANGYLLHEFLSDVVNLRTDAYGGSAENRARLTAEVVEAVADEIGADRVGLRISPGNGAGDMRENDQVGAYEALLNRIRPLGMAYLHVLIDPSTQTFGALRALWPDTLVLNTGRDTGTDFCQLESLVDWGAASAVAVGRSWLANPDLIDRLLLGAELNEPDVATFYASGPAGYVDYPTLAEAEPQSA from the coding sequence ATGACCGACCAGACCTTCCGTCTCGCCCCTGATGCCACCCTGCTCACGCCGGTGCGGGTCGGAGCCATTGAGGCGGCCAATCGGGTGTTCATGGCGCCCCTGACGCGCTCGCGCGCCCAGTCCGACGCCACGCCGTCGGATCTCGCGGCGCTGTATTACTCCCAGCGGGCGGGGGCCGGGCTGATCATCAGTGAGGCCACCGCGATCTGCGAGCAGGCCAACGGCGCCTATATGAACACCCCCGGCATCTACACCGACCGGCACCAGGAGGCCTGGTCCGATATCGCCGATGCGGTGCATGCCGGGGGCGGAAAGATGTTCGTGCAGCTCTGGCATGTGGGTCGGATGGCCCATCCGGACATCAGCGGATTCGAGACGGTGGGTCCGTCGGCGGTCGCCGCGGACATGCTCACCCACACCCCGTCGGGCAAGCAGCCGTTGCCGGTGCCGCGTGAACTCACCGAGCGTGAGATCGGCACCATCATCGGCCAGTTCCGCGGCGCCGCCCGCCGCGCCGTCGATGCCGGTATGGACGGGGTGGAGATCCACTCGGCCAACGGCTACCTGTTGCACGAGTTCCTTTCCGATGTGGTGAATCTGCGCACCGACGCCTACGGCGGATCTGCGGAGAATCGCGCCCGACTGACCGCCGAGGTCGTGGAGGCGGTCGCCGACGAGATCGGTGCGGACCGCGTCGGATTGCGGATATCCCCGGGAAACGGTGCGGGCGATATGCGTGAGAACGATCAGGTCGGCGCCTATGAGGCGTTGCTGAACCGCATCCGTCCGCTGGGCATGGCCTATCTGCACGTCCTCATCGATCCCAGCACCCAGACGTTCGGGGCGCTGCGGGCGCTGTGGCCGGACACCCTGGTGCTCAACACCGGCCGCGACACCGGAACCGATTTCTGCCAGCTGGAGTCCCTGGTGGACTGGGGTGCGGCGAGCGCGGTCGCGGTGGGTCGGAGCTGGCTGGCCAACCCGGACCTGATCGACAGGCTGCTGCTCGGGGCCGAGCTCAACGAGCCCGACGTGGCGACCTTCTACGCCTCCGGCCCGGCCGGGTACGTCGACTATCCGACGCTCGCGGAGGCCGAACCGCAGTCGGCCTGA